The following proteins are encoded in a genomic region of [Eubacterium] hominis:
- a CDS encoding ATP-binding protein: protein MDKISFHYELSEEQKVKKKQLVEKLLAHPYIKEWLKKQQLDEHFVEEHSGKFSDWVKVKEKCEHCEGLMFCRQPQKGAYLDLYVDGFLQNRLTHCAYVIQREEQFAHKKYYRQADMNEEMLSVNIARLDLKKESADYKSVVMSITQNLMDETNDKGVYLWGKPGVGKTYLAAGMTNFYTRRNVPCAFVHVPKLISDLKLMFQDPEGMERKLNMLKRIDVLVLDDIGGESITSWSRDDILLTILEARMQAKKKTIFTSNYSMKDLKERLRVTTNKSSEPIAAERLMERIKALSDEIFVKGETRRF, encoded by the coding sequence ATGGATAAAATCAGTTTTCATTATGAATTAAGCGAAGAACAAAAAGTAAAAAAGAAACAGCTGGTAGAAAAACTGCTGGCTCATCCTTACATCAAAGAATGGCTGAAAAAGCAACAATTAGATGAACACTTTGTGGAAGAACACAGCGGTAAATTCTCTGACTGGGTAAAGGTCAAAGAAAAATGTGAGCATTGTGAAGGACTGATGTTTTGTCGTCAGCCACAAAAAGGTGCTTATCTTGATTTGTATGTAGATGGTTTCTTACAAAATCGCTTAACACATTGTGCATATGTAATACAAAGAGAAGAACAGTTTGCTCATAAAAAATACTATCGCCAGGCAGATATGAATGAAGAAATGCTGTCTGTCAATATTGCACGTCTGGATTTAAAAAAAGAAAGTGCAGATTACAAATCAGTCGTCATGTCGATTACCCAGAATCTGATGGATGAAACAAATGACAAAGGGGTATACTTATGGGGAAAACCAGGTGTGGGAAAAACTTATCTTGCGGCTGGTATGACCAATTTCTATACAAGAAGAAATGTGCCATGTGCATTTGTCCATGTGCCAAAGCTCATTTCGGATTTAAAACTGATGTTTCAAGATCCAGAAGGCATGGAACGAAAATTAAATATGTTAAAACGCATAGATGTTCTAGTATTAGATGATATCGGTGGAGAAAGTATTACCAGCTGGAGTCGTGATGATATCTTATTAACGATATTGGAAGCCAGAATGCAGGCAAAAAAGAAAACCATCTTTACAAGTAATTATTCTATGAAGGATTTAAAAGAACGTCTGCGTGTGACAACGAACAAATCATCCGAGCCGATTGCCGCAGAGCGATTAATGGAAAGAATTAAAGCGTTATCAGATGAAATATTCGTCAAAGGAGAAACGCGAAGATTCTAA
- the pfkA gene encoding 6-phosphofructokinase — MVKRIGILTSGGDAPGMNAAIRAVTRVALNSGIEVFGIYDGYKGMVEGYIEPLTKASVGEIIDRGGTILGSARLPEFKDIEVRKKAVSQLKKRGIEAVVVIGGDGSYRGALALTEMGINCIGLPGTIDNDITCTDFTIGFDTALTTIVEAVDKLRDTSSSHHRCSIVEVMGNRCGDLAIWAGIACGAEIVITSSTGFEEGEVLERLRDFDLIKKKRHAIVVISEKITDVHQFAKKVSLNTGFSGRATVLGHVQRGGSPTPSDRVLASRMGEKAVDLLMQGIGGQCVSIKDNQIISVPIEEALSMPRESRKRLLNLFERLV, encoded by the coding sequence ATGGTAAAGCGTATTGGTATTCTGACATCTGGTGGAGATGCACCGGGAATGAATGCTGCCATTCGTGCCGTCACAAGGGTTGCATTAAATAGTGGAATTGAAGTTTTCGGTATCTATGATGGATACAAGGGAATGGTAGAAGGCTATATAGAACCTTTGACGAAGGCCTCCGTTGGTGAAATCATTGACCGTGGCGGGACTATATTAGGATCTGCACGTTTGCCGGAGTTCAAGGATATTGAAGTTCGTAAAAAAGCTGTATCCCAGCTGAAGAAACGTGGAATCGAGGCAGTTGTTGTAATTGGTGGGGACGGATCTTATCGTGGTGCACTGGCCTTAACGGAAATGGGCATCAACTGTATCGGTCTGCCTGGCACGATCGACAATGATATCACATGTACTGATTTTACAATCGGTTTTGATACTGCACTTACGACTATCGTAGAAGCTGTCGATAAACTGAGAGATACCTCCAGTTCGCATCACCGCTGTTCTATTGTAGAAGTAATGGGAAACCGTTGTGGTGATTTAGCAATATGGGCAGGCATTGCCTGTGGTGCTGAAATCGTTATTACTTCTTCCACTGGCTTTGAGGAAGGCGAAGTGCTGGAGAGATTGCGTGATTTTGATTTGATCAAAAAGAAACGTCATGCAATTGTGGTAATTTCTGAAAAAATCACAGACGTACACCAGTTTGCGAAAAAGGTTAGTCTGAATACTGGATTCTCTGGTAGAGCCACGGTATTAGGCCACGTACAGCGTGGTGGATCACCGACACCAAGTGATCGAGTATTGGCAAGCCGCATGGGTGAAAAAGCTGTTGATTTATTGATGCAAGGCATTGGTGGACAATGTGTAAGCATCAAAGACAACCAGATTATATCAGTTCCTATTGAAGAAGCATTAAGTATGCCTAGAGAGTCACGTAAACGACTGCTTAACTTATTTGAAAGACTGGTTTAA
- the pyk gene encoding pyruvate kinase yields MLQKRKTKIICTIGPASESKEMMTKLVNNGMNIIRLNFSHGDYEEHGNRIKTIREVVKETGKSVAILLDTKGPEVRLGDFANGSETYEKGEIVKIVREKIEGTHEKFHIQCPEIFDDLQVDGTILIDDGKCRLTVIDKKDGELTCRIENPHTLKSKKGCNLPGVKLSMPFISEKDDADIRFGCKMGVDYIAASFTRRKDDVLAIRQILKEEGREDIQIIPKIENQEGFDNLEEILEVADGVMVARGDLGVDVSLELVPIYQKKIIKTANALGKPVVTATHMLESMQGNPRPTRAEASDVANAILDGTDAIMLSGESAAGLYPVEAVQTMDKIAKAMEPEIPYAVRLKNAIKTSQRTKNDAIAISVADTAMALDVAAVIAFTQSGTTARRISKFRPEAPIIAVTFDEKTQRSLAANWGVTTVLSEVTNNQNNECELARAIAKDMGIKVGETIIIVAGYPVGCGATNTMKIIEVK; encoded by the coding sequence ATGCTGCAAAAAAGAAAAACAAAAATCATCTGTACCATTGGTCCAGCTTCTGAAAGCAAAGAAATGATGACCAAGCTGGTAAACAACGGAATGAACATCATCCGTTTAAACTTCTCTCATGGAGATTATGAAGAACATGGAAATCGTATTAAAACGATTCGTGAAGTTGTAAAAGAAACAGGAAAAAGTGTTGCGATTTTACTTGATACAAAAGGCCCAGAAGTACGTTTAGGTGACTTCGCTAATGGATCAGAAACTTATGAAAAAGGTGAAATCGTAAAAATCGTTCGTGAAAAAATCGAAGGAACACACGAAAAATTCCACATCCAGTGTCCAGAAATCTTTGACGATTTACAGGTTGATGGAACTATCCTGATTGATGATGGTAAATGCCGTTTAACAGTAATCGATAAAAAAGACGGTGAATTAACATGCCGTATTGAAAATCCTCATACATTAAAGAGCAAAAAAGGATGTAACCTGCCAGGCGTTAAATTAAGTATGCCATTCATCTCAGAAAAAGATGATGCAGATATCCGTTTCGGTTGTAAAATGGGTGTTGATTACATCGCTGCATCTTTCACAAGAAGAAAAGATGATGTATTAGCTATCCGTCAGATTTTAAAAGAAGAAGGAAGAGAAGATATTCAGATTATTCCAAAGATTGAAAACCAAGAAGGTTTCGATAATTTGGAAGAAATTCTTGAAGTTGCTGATGGTGTTATGGTTGCACGTGGTGACTTGGGAGTTGACGTATCTCTTGAATTAGTTCCTATTTATCAGAAGAAAATTATCAAGACTGCAAATGCATTAGGTAAACCAGTTGTAACTGCAACTCACATGTTGGAAAGTATGCAGGGCAACCCTAGACCTACACGTGCAGAAGCAAGTGATGTTGCGAATGCAATCCTTGATGGAACAGATGCAATCATGTTATCTGGTGAATCAGCAGCTGGTTTATATCCAGTAGAAGCTGTTCAGACAATGGATAAGATTGCAAAAGCTATGGAACCAGAAATTCCTTATGCAGTACGTTTAAAGAATGCAATCAAGACTAGCCAGAGAACAAAGAACGATGCAATCGCTATCTCTGTAGCGGATACTGCAATGGCACTTGATGTTGCTGCTGTTATCGCATTTACACAGAGTGGAACAACTGCAAGAAGAATCTCTAAATTCCGTCCAGAAGCACCAATCATCGCTGTTACTTTTGATGAAAAGACACAGCGTTCATTAGCTGCAAACTGGGGTGTTACAACTGTTCTTTCTGAAGTAACAAACAACCAGAACAATGAATGTGAATTGGCTCGTGCCATCGCAAAAGATATGGGAATCAAAGTTGGTGAAACAATCATCATCGTTGCTGGATATCCTGTAGGATGCGGTGCTACAAACACAATGAAGATCATTGAAGTAAAATAA
- a CDS encoding ROK family protein, with translation MKTYIGVDLGGTNVRVAKVDEEGNILQIVKEPTEVAQGTEHVINKIISMIEKIDGYADCEGIGMGVPGPVNTIEGKMVLATNLPGFEGFPIAKTISDHFHMPTFVDNDVNVAGMGEAMLGAGKGLPVVYYVTISTGIGGALVVNQRVVAGKNGHAGEVANIIIDRNREKVNYLNVGAVENEASGTAITRKGKAIFGDDKIRHAGDVFDLAREGNEKALKLCDEVAYDLAVMFSAIAHVVDPYVFVVGGGVMKGKDVFFDKMEAYYRTMIHKGMQTVEFKEAQLEEPGIVGAAMLPRSYVDKENI, from the coding sequence ATGAAAACGTATATTGGAGTAGACCTAGGTGGTACAAATGTCCGTGTAGCAAAAGTTGATGAAGAAGGTAATATTTTACAGATTGTAAAAGAACCTACAGAAGTTGCACAGGGAACAGAGCATGTGATTAATAAAATCATTTCTATGATTGAAAAAATTGATGGCTATGCTGATTGTGAAGGAATCGGTATGGGTGTTCCAGGACCAGTGAATACCATTGAAGGAAAAATGGTTTTAGCTACCAACCTTCCAGGATTTGAAGGCTTCCCAATCGCAAAAACAATCAGTGATCATTTCCATATGCCAACATTCGTTGACAATGATGTAAATGTTGCTGGTATGGGTGAAGCTATGCTTGGTGCCGGAAAAGGTCTGCCTGTAGTATATTATGTAACCATCTCTACTGGTATTGGTGGCGCATTGGTTGTAAATCAGCGTGTAGTTGCTGGTAAAAATGGTCACGCAGGTGAAGTAGCAAATATCATCATTGACCGTAACCGTGAAAAAGTAAATTACTTAAATGTAGGCGCAGTAGAAAATGAAGCTAGTGGAACTGCAATCACAAGAAAAGGAAAAGCAATCTTTGGTGATGACAAGATCAGACATGCAGGTGATGTTTTTGATTTAGCAAGAGAAGGCAATGAAAAAGCATTGAAGCTTTGTGATGAAGTTGCTTATGATTTAGCGGTTATGTTCTCAGCTATCGCACATGTTGTTGACCCATATGTATTCGTTGTTGGTGGAGGCGTTATGAAGGGTAAAGATGTATTCTTCGATAAGATGGAAGCTTACTATCGTACAATGATTCATAAAGGTATGCAGACAGTAGAATTCAAAGAAGCACAGTTGGAAGAACCAGGTATTGTTGGTGCAGCAATGCTGCCTAGATCTTATGTTGACAAGGAGAACATATGA
- a CDS encoding aminopeptidase yields MIDQKRLEKYAELAIVKGVNLQKDQTLMINASIDAVDMTRACVKAAYAHGAKQVIVTYVDDYNIREDYIHQSEETLSNVHAWQVDSKLDYFKEGGCILHIISDIPGIMKDVPADKISKRRMAMASASKEVRAYTNANKAQWSIVAVPNPEWAALVFPEFEDVDAAVEELWERILSCVHVREDNDPIEEWTELNESFQKRVKILNDHNFKELHFTNSLGTDLHVGLVKGHIWAGGNDVTIETNIPFNPNMPTEEIFTTPSRSGVYGKVVASKPLDYNGTLVKDFWLTFEDGVVKDFDAKEGKDALASLVHFDEGSNRLGEVALVPYESPISQSGILFYNTLFDENASCHLALGSAYPGNIEHGTDMSEEELLAADVNQSLTHVDFMFGNEDMKVIGIKEDGTQVTVFENGNFVF; encoded by the coding sequence ATGATTGACCAAAAAAGATTAGAGAAATATGCAGAGCTTGCTATCGTAAAAGGTGTCAATCTTCAAAAAGATCAGACACTGATGATCAACGCAAGCATTGATGCAGTAGATATGACACGTGCATGTGTAAAAGCAGCTTATGCACATGGCGCAAAACAGGTAATTGTAACCTATGTAGATGATTATAATATCAGAGAAGATTATATACACCAAAGTGAAGAAACATTAAGCAATGTTCATGCATGGCAGGTAGATAGTAAGCTGGATTATTTTAAAGAAGGTGGATGCATCCTGCATATCATCAGTGATATTCCAGGTATTATGAAAGATGTGCCAGCTGATAAAATCAGTAAACGTCGTATGGCAATGGCTTCAGCAAGTAAAGAAGTACGCGCATATACCAATGCCAATAAGGCACAATGGAGCATTGTCGCAGTACCAAATCCTGAATGGGCAGCCCTTGTATTCCCTGAATTTGAAGATGTGGATGCAGCTGTAGAAGAATTATGGGAACGCATTTTATCCTGTGTACATGTTCGTGAGGATAATGATCCAATTGAAGAATGGACAGAATTAAATGAAAGCTTCCAAAAACGTGTGAAGATTTTAAATGATCACAATTTCAAAGAATTGCATTTCACAAATTCTTTAGGTACAGATTTACATGTAGGACTTGTGAAAGGTCATATCTGGGCTGGTGGAAATGATGTCACAATTGAAACAAATATTCCATTTAATCCTAATATGCCAACCGAAGAAATCTTTACCACACCATCACGCAGTGGGGTATATGGTAAAGTTGTTGCTAGTAAACCATTAGATTATAATGGTACACTGGTAAAAGATTTCTGGCTGACATTTGAAGATGGCGTCGTAAAAGATTTTGATGCAAAAGAGGGAAAAGATGCTTTGGCAAGCCTTGTTCATTTTGATGAAGGCAGCAATCGCCTAGGTGAAGTAGCACTTGTTCCTTATGAATCACCAATCTCACAAAGCGGTATTTTATTCTATAACACTTTATTTGATGAAAATGCAAGCTGCCATCTGGCACTTGGAAGTGCCTATCCGGGCAATATTGAACATGGAACAGATATGAGTGAAGAAGAATTACTGGCAGCAGATGTCAATCAGTCATTAACGCATGTGGACTTCATGTTTGGTAATGAAGATATGAAAGTCATCGGTATCAAAGAAGATGGCACACAGGTAACTGTCTTTGAGAATGGAAACTTTGTATTTTAG
- a CDS encoding LemA family protein has translation MQIALIVIGIVLVIAVIWLISSYNKFIKMGNKVEEAFSTMDVFLKKRYDLIPNLVETIKGYAKHESQTLEKVIAARSSAMNATSMDEKIKCEQKFQSMIGSLFAISEQYPQLKANENFMSLQADLKSIEDDIANARKYYNAVCLKFNNLVMMFPTNILAGIFHFTKKPMYEVNDASQRENVNVQF, from the coding sequence ATGCAAATTGCGTTGATTGTTATAGGAATCGTATTAGTAATTGCAGTCATCTGGCTGATCAGCAGTTACAACAAATTTATCAAAATGGGGAATAAAGTAGAAGAAGCATTCTCTACTATGGATGTATTCTTGAAGAAACGTTATGATTTGATCCCTAATCTGGTAGAAACAATTAAAGGTTATGCCAAACATGAATCTCAAACATTGGAAAAGGTAATTGCAGCAAGAAGCAGTGCAATGAATGCCACATCAATGGATGAAAAAATCAAGTGTGAACAAAAATTCCAAAGCATGATTGGATCATTATTTGCAATCAGTGAACAATATCCACAATTAAAAGCTAATGAAAACTTCATGTCTTTACAGGCTGATTTAAAGTCAATTGAGGATGATATCGCGAATGCACGTAAATACTACAATGCTGTATGTCTGAAGTTTAATAACCTTGTCATGATGTTTCCTACCAATATATTAGCCGGTATCTTCCATTTTACAAAGAAACCAATGTATGAGGTAAATGACGCATCACAAAGAGAAAATGTAAACGTACAGTTTTAA
- a CDS encoding DUF2207 domain-containing protein produces MKKISLWIMIMVCCMMSLTPLSAKEAFDIEKANIEMVVHENGSIDITETYDLKFLQRRHGFYRNIPTVYDMDWNVDGVKEKKSYYFPISHIECDGPYKVEKNYDGISIRLGDEDEEVIGKQSYRLSYRVQTKDLDLDGIQMLYWNLIGSFDTTIKDFTYRITMPKVFDSENIYVSTGRYGQNNNKLSVKVDGNIISGHNTKMLFSQEQATIMVNLPKDYFTFTKDKNYDTYVIGITLIILLGSLILFIRFGKDDEVIVTVEFDPPKDLDSAGVGYVIDHIVDDRDAVSLILKWANNGNILIHDENEGFQLEKRKELGIEANDYERTLFSAIFSKDYIVKEDDLKTEKMSKAMNETKIQIQNHFKKENQVYMKASLVLQCVMLFIVVLPQAIASFAGAYAKYDAISLSLPFMIPSLILLITIIPWILFIRKRYAMKRSTFFILMIVLLICNGICIGAGVILQMQLETSWYVILLTTLVTLGLLVIMVFMDKRSKKGNAWLGQILGLKEFIESCEKDRIEALAKDDPYAFFKVLPYAYVLGISDVWVKKFENIGLPNPGWYVGNQGDVFMSMLWWNHFHYCMRDISKAVCYIPPAKSGSGGGSFSSGGFGGGGFSGGGFGGGSGGSW; encoded by the coding sequence ATGAAAAAGATAAGTTTATGGATCATGATCATGGTTTGCTGCATGATGTCACTGACACCGCTGTCCGCAAAGGAAGCATTCGATATTGAAAAGGCGAACATAGAAATGGTCGTACATGAAAATGGCAGTATTGATATCACTGAAACCTATGATTTAAAGTTCCTGCAAAGACGTCATGGCTTTTATCGTAACATTCCAACCGTATATGATATGGATTGGAATGTAGATGGCGTAAAAGAAAAGAAGTCCTATTACTTTCCTATTAGTCATATAGAATGTGATGGACCATATAAGGTAGAAAAGAACTATGATGGGATTTCCATACGTTTAGGCGATGAAGATGAAGAAGTCATAGGAAAACAGTCTTATCGTCTTTCTTATCGTGTACAAACAAAAGATCTAGATCTTGATGGCATACAGATGCTGTACTGGAATCTGATAGGAAGCTTTGACACAACCATTAAGGACTTTACCTATCGTATTACCATGCCAAAAGTATTTGATAGTGAAAACATATATGTTTCTACAGGGCGCTATGGTCAAAATAACAATAAATTAAGTGTAAAAGTAGATGGTAATATCATCAGTGGACACAATACAAAAATGTTGTTTTCACAAGAGCAGGCGACCATTATGGTTAATCTACCAAAAGATTATTTTACTTTTACAAAAGATAAAAACTATGATACGTATGTGATTGGTATTACTCTGATCATCCTGCTTGGCAGTCTGATTTTATTTATTCGTTTTGGTAAAGATGATGAAGTCATTGTGACAGTGGAATTTGATCCACCAAAAGATTTAGATAGTGCAGGTGTGGGCTATGTAATCGATCATATCGTAGATGATCGGGATGCGGTATCTTTGATTTTGAAGTGGGCAAACAATGGGAATATTTTGATTCATGATGAAAATGAAGGCTTCCAGCTTGAGAAACGTAAAGAACTTGGCATAGAAGCTAATGATTATGAGCGAACGCTGTTTTCTGCAATCTTCTCTAAGGATTATATCGTAAAAGAAGATGATTTAAAAACGGAGAAAATGAGTAAAGCGATGAATGAAACAAAAATACAGATTCAAAATCATTTTAAAAAAGAGAATCAGGTATATATGAAAGCCTCTTTGGTATTACAATGTGTGATGTTGTTTATTGTTGTGTTGCCACAGGCAATCGCATCCTTTGCGGGGGCATATGCCAAATATGATGCAATATCACTTTCTTTACCATTTATGATACCATCATTGATTTTATTAATCACAATCATTCCATGGATTTTATTCATCAGAAAACGTTATGCGATGAAACGCTCTACTTTCTTTATCCTGATGATCGTTTTATTGATATGTAACGGCATCTGTATTGGTGCTGGTGTGATTTTACAAATGCAGCTGGAAACAAGCTGGTATGTAATCTTATTGACAACCCTTGTGACACTTGGACTATTGGTCATTATGGTTTTCATGGATAAACGCAGTAAGAAAGGCAATGCATGGCTGGGACAGATTCTTGGGTTAAAAGAGTTTATTGAAAGCTGTGAAAAAGATCGAATTGAAGCGTTGGCAAAGGATGATCCATATGCATTCTTTAAAGTACTGCCTTATGCGTATGTACTTGGAATCAGTGATGTATGGGTGAAAAAATTTGAAAACATCGGCTTGCCAAACCCTGGCTGGTATGTAGGCAATCAGGGAGATGTCTTTATGAGTATGTTGTGGTGGAATCATTTCCATTATTGTATGCGTGATATTTCAAAAGCAGTCTGTTATATCCCACCTGCGAAATCTGGAAGTGGAGGTGGAAGCTTCTCTTCTGGTGGATTTGGCGGTGGAGGCTTCTCCGGCGGCGGTTTTGGCGGCGGTAGTGGTGGAAGCTGGTAA
- a CDS encoding recombinase family protein yields MRKTYGYVRVSSQDQNEARQYLELIEFGIEEKYIYMDKLSGKDFNRPSYHQLVYKKIKPGDLLVIKSIDRLGRNYNEILNEWKYITKEKNVDIKILDMPLLDTDQSKDLIGTLIGDIVLQLLSFVAENERINIRQRQAEGIRAAKIRGVHFGRPKIDFPEDFGEIIYLWEKSELQSKEAIALSGFKYSTFYKKVKEYKEIMHKA; encoded by the coding sequence ATGAGAAAGACTTATGGCTATGTTCGTGTATCGAGCCAGGATCAAAACGAAGCACGACAGTATCTGGAGTTGATTGAATTCGGGATTGAAGAAAAATACATCTATATGGATAAATTAAGCGGAAAAGATTTTAACCGTCCTTCCTATCATCAGCTGGTATATAAGAAAATAAAGCCGGGAGATCTGCTGGTCATCAAAAGTATTGATCGTCTTGGCAGAAATTATAATGAGATTCTAAATGAATGGAAATACATCACAAAGGAAAAAAATGTAGATATTAAAATTCTGGATATGCCATTATTAGACACGGATCAAAGTAAGGACTTAATTGGAACTTTAATAGGGGATATTGTTTTACAGCTATTGTCGTTTGTTGCGGAAAATGAACGCATCAATATACGACAGCGACAAGCAGAAGGCATTCGTGCCGCAAAGATACGCGGTGTTCATTTTGGAAGGCCAAAAATTGACTTTCCAGAGGACTTTGGAGAAATCATCTATTTATGGGAAAAAAGTGAGCTGCAAAGCAAAGAGGCCATTGCATTATCAGGATTTAAGTATTCAACTTTTTATAAGAAAGTAAAAGAGTATAAAGAAATCATGCATAAAGCATAA
- the thrS gene encoding threonine--tRNA ligase, translating into MYKCKKGMKNMIDIKENERLSVMNHSCAHMMAQAVKRLYPNAKFWVGPVISEGFYYDIDLGDEVIRDEDLPKIEKEMKKIAKDGKRIVRKEISKAEALEMFKDDPYKIDLIQDLEDGNITCYQQGEFIDLCRGPHVDTVKELKNFKLLKHSGAYWKGDANNKMLQRIYGVCFETKEELEEHLNLLEEAKKRDHKKIGRELGLFMMSEYAPGMPFFLPNGMIIRNLLENFWYEEHTKENYKFIKTPIMMSKELWEVSGHWENYKENMYTTMVDDREFAIKPMNCPGSLLVFKNALHSYKDLPLRMGELGQVHRHEASGALNGLFRVRTFTQDDAHIFMRPDQIESEVMELIKFIDRVYSVFGLSYRIELSTRPEKKYIGDLAIWEKSEKALADACVHAGKEYKVNPGDGAFYGPKLDFHIKDSLGREWQCGTIQLDMNLPERFDLSYVESDGSKARPVMLHRVIFGSIERFIGILIEHFAGHFPTWLAPTQVMVVPVHYEKHVDFASEINEKLNALGFRSKLDARNEKLGYRIREAQMQKVPYQLVIGDGEIENRSVTIRKAMSKESITMPLDEFITMLSAEVKEKRL; encoded by the coding sequence ATGTATAAATGTAAGAAAGGAATGAAGAACATGATCGACATTAAAGAAAATGAAAGATTAAGTGTAATGAATCACAGCTGTGCACATATGATGGCACAGGCCGTTAAGCGTTTATATCCAAACGCAAAATTCTGGGTAGGACCAGTGATTAGTGAAGGGTTCTACTACGATATTGATTTAGGAGATGAAGTAATCCGTGATGAGGATCTTCCTAAAATCGAAAAAGAAATGAAGAAAATCGCAAAAGATGGAAAACGTATCGTACGTAAAGAAATCTCAAAGGCAGAAGCTTTGGAAATGTTTAAAGATGATCCTTATAAAATCGATTTGATTCAAGATTTAGAAGATGGAAACATCACTTGCTATCAACAGGGAGAATTCATCGACTTATGCCGTGGACCTCACGTAGATACTGTGAAAGAATTAAAGAACTTTAAACTGTTAAAACACTCAGGCGCTTATTGGAAAGGCGATGCCAACAATAAGATGTTACAGAGAATCTATGGTGTATGCTTTGAAACAAAAGAGGAATTAGAAGAACATTTAAATCTGTTGGAAGAAGCAAAAAAACGTGACCACAAAAAGATTGGTAGAGAATTAGGCTTGTTCATGATGAGTGAATATGCACCTGGTATGCCATTCTTCTTGCCAAATGGTATGATTATCCGTAATCTGTTAGAAAACTTCTGGTATGAAGAACATACAAAAGAAAACTATAAATTCATCAAAACACCAATTATGATGAGTAAGGAATTATGGGAAGTCAGTGGACATTGGGAAAACTATAAAGAAAACATGTATACAACAATGGTAGATGATCGTGAATTCGCAATCAAACCAATGAACTGTCCTGGTTCTTTATTAGTATTTAAAAACGCTTTACATTCCTATAAAGATTTACCACTTCGTATGGGTGAACTTGGACAGGTACACCGCCATGAAGCAAGTGGAGCATTAAATGGTTTATTCCGTGTACGTACATTTACACAGGATGATGCACATATCTTCATGCGTCCAGATCAGATTGAAAGCGAAGTTATGGAATTGATCAAATTTATTGACCGTGTATATTCCGTATTTGGATTAAGCTACCGTATTGAATTATCTACTCGTCCTGAAAAGAAATATATTGGAGATTTAGCAATTTGGGAAAAGAGTGAAAAAGCACTTGCGGATGCATGTGTTCACGCAGGTAAAGAATATAAAGTCAATCCAGGCGATGGTGCATTCTATGGCCCTAAATTAGACTTCCATATCAAAGACTCTTTAGGAAGAGAATGGCAGTGTGGAACAATCCAGCTGGATATGAACCTGCCAGAACGTTTTGATTTATCTTATGTAGAAAGTGATGGCAGCAAGGCACGTCCTGTTATGTTACACCGTGTTATCTTTGGTTCCATCGAGCGTTTCATCGGTATCCTGATTGAACACTTTGCAGGACACTTCCCAACTTGGTTAGCACCAACACAAGTCATGGTCGTACCCGTACACTATGAAAAACATGTAGATTTCGCATCAGAAATCAATGAAAAACTGAATGCTTTAGGATTTAGAAGCAAATTAGATGCAAGAAATGAAAAATTGGGGTATCGTATAAGAGAAGCACAGATGCAGAAGGTACCTTATCAGTTGGTCATTGGTGATGGTGAAATCGAAAATCGAAGTGTAACAATACGTAAAGCGATGAGTAAAGAATCCATCACAATGCCTCTTGATGAATTTATCACTATGTTGAGTGCAGAAGTGAAGGAGAAACGTTTATGA